The proteins below come from a single Ptychodera flava strain L36383 chromosome 6, AS_Pfla_20210202, whole genome shotgun sequence genomic window:
- the LOC139134611 gene encoding uncharacterized protein, producing MSENKSNVDSQDAKSNDGTVATTEGTKNEEDGTEATDEKELTESLHTETRIESPSEEKTESENKAEETDSKPGSRASTSRGSTMSRRSGKGKKKKRSMETKEDVHNVTLTVTIAKAIPTMEEEGFRLEDMVKKKKRIVEAPKAQNYYHCSYYLLPDDTDATKTDVVTFGMAAKIYTDHESKVLKTWQEGDHTWVAWSHSHTVTVTKELLLKLFNHTLELRIWDSKEKVSPKARFDRPKAFRLPQAKSGEDPEDVGGVRSLVMKQSHSFISMQPKKSFISRPVPQNGPPEMQLNWKTDAKGRPMRELKESDHSLKTQKTTSDLSMKSHGYPSTQKLDSSTVIPEETAHTLVSVPVGSSSEQQMEKEDVLVRSYSRLGRLAGAPAPSEVKQLKKQIREQQQKQKEELKKKESGGKVTDIGSQGDLGKKESKKDSRNKESAAGGKRSDGGAASAPAVVGKKSHHRETPLQKEARRRAKKAEAAAAARAAYIKEHGNCCIPVQMKILFSGVKSVTNRLDKPVQGIEDVFITVSLDGPLMSEEQKQELNPLVIKVNYATNLPNTPINYDELDRKCLPVYCKYKFYKQPEHRSIGRSHTDTVYWEDTNVVLLGTLDEGEVREYLNGPPLEVEVHDRDRKDEEVKQDPTLFGEDQEDDKIGNVGMVTGKRTLHNPFRGRDQPWDPYGVAKLQLADLLLGERIVYMTVPIHSCPIPDLMGFQMARDGKLIGIPNSVDGPRDLPLPMGHYMESNSQLKVRVEVSYPLTTPRDIQQKAEIETPDECPFARIIYIFEYNNTKFLNQIQSLVTEINAKALSLDSMPKHVIEAALSTYKLSEEQQRSRNLDIVTGFQVMDGEMHIFVLEGLRDEAIKKIWQKLPRLPAGETRLFEALYNSDLMFSERQYATLDVDLTRVRLHEPLSIILKQPLLYVRDMVPKPCLDAIIKLDQLTQTKKLRDVARNDLFPTSEMILSLSREFGVPLTMADFEELKEVDTEVEVESKAVTVHYPHTSREWTPIDMYNEDYMLYLENKARTQKHNYVKENIGTVHERSKANKKERPKTIAVVPVNGQTHNYSTQYLNSTEQAREKLRQELSKEPDRRFTYCQDYNSATVVPINVEAVKKAEEAALKAAWRTEDGFVYPGVKDAMESNIHVKKPHPARVDELTETWRENILHSSILKPTLERDRAGWRDRYQDFNVWSRPTGYFAPRPPITIHLAGDTLASEQQVSTKADLDQWKSRIMVDNIHMKYHRCAPDTEQTYRGPMASNQLDKLQGLLKDEPKKISLRRGPELHEIPPLSVVLNPSVDTKARLNGVPPIQMDDESREKHHGFNPGPYDSLSWGLPQNRIPIRDMEHAKFAALKGHDFRLFHKDRHVLSRIPVKPLVAEEKDNHLFKIGPTEEYRYKEITSGNICYRQPQPSIRPAPVHTEFYYPDRDKYVEKPTCKKAAAELEAAQIA from the exons ATGTCCGAGAACAAAAGCAATGTGGATAGCCAGGACGCAAAGTCCAATGATGGCACAGTAGCTACAACAGAAGGAACAAAGAATGAAGAAGATGGCACTGAAGCCACTGATGAGAAGGAGCTGACTGAAAGCCTTCATACAGAGACTCGGATAGAAAGCCCCAGTGAGGAAAAGACTGAATCAGAAAATAAAGCAGAGGAAACGGACAGTAAGCCAGGCAGTAGGGCCAGCACATCAAGAGGATCCACAATGTCTAGAAGAAGTGGTAAaggaaaaaagaagaagagaTCTATGGAAACCAAAGAGGATGTGCATAATGTGACATTGACTGTCACCATTGCCAAAGCCATACCTACAA TGGAGGAGGAAGGTTTTCGTCTTGAGGACATggtgaagaagaagaaaagaataGTGGAGGCACCAAAAGCCCAGAATTACTACCACTGTTCATACTACCTGCTACCTGATGACACAGACGCAACCAAGACTGATGTGGTTACATTTGGAATGGCTGCTAAGATCTATACAGATCATGAATCTAAAGTGTTGAAAACATGGCAGGAAGGTGATCACACATGGGTGGCATGGTCACATAG CCACACAGTCACTGTTACAAAAGAACTGTTGTTGAAACTATTTAATCACACCTTGGAGCTCCGCATTTGGGACAGCAAAGAAAAAGTTTCCCCCAAGGCTCGGTTTGATCGTCCCAAAGCATTCCGTCTTCCACAAGCCAAATCTGGAGAAGACCCTGAAGACGTGGGTGGTGTGAGGTCCCTAGTGATGAAACAGTCACACAGTTTTATTTCAATGCAGCCAAAGAAATCTTTCATCAGCCGTCCCGTTCCACAGAATGGACCACCAGAGATGCAGCTCAATTGGAAAACTG ATGCCAAAGGGCGTCCAATGAGAGAACTAAAGGAATCTGACCATAGTCTGAAGACACAGAAAACAACATCAGATTTGTCCATGAAGTCCCACGGTTATCCATCCACCCAAAAGTTAGACTCGTCAACGGTTATCCCAGAAGAAACTGCACACACACTAGTTTCAGTGCCTGTCGGATCATCATCGGAACAACAGATGGAAAAAGAAGACGTACTTGTCAG ATCCTACAGCAGACTTGGAAGGCTAGCAGGTGCACCTGCACCCAGCGAGGTCAAACAACTGAAGAAACAGATCAGGGAACAACAACAGAAACAGAAAGAAGAGCTGAAAAAGAAAGAGAGTGGAGGCAAAGTTACAGACATTGGTAGTCAGGGTGATCTTGGCAAAAAGGAAAGTAAGAAAGATAGTCGGAACAAGGAGTCAGCGGCTGGTGGTAAACGGAGTGATGGCGGAGCAGCCTCAGCTCCTGCTGTTGTTG GTAAGAAGAGTCATCATAGGGAAACTCCACTACAGAAGGAAGCTAGGCGTCGTGCCAAGAAAGCTGAAGCTGCTGCGGCTGCCAGAGCAGCATACATCAAGGAACACGGTAACTGCTGTATTCCAGTGCAGATGAAAATCCTGTTTTCTGGCGTCAAGTCAGTGACAAACCGTCTGGATAAACCAGTACAGGGAATTGAGGATGTGTTCATAACTGTTTCCTTGGACGGACCGTTGATGTCAGAGGAGCAAAAACAGGAACTGAATCCATTAGTGATTAAAGTGAACTATGCAACAAATTTACCAAACACGCCAATCAATTATGATGAGCTGGACCGAAAGTGTTTGCCAGTGTActgcaaatataaattttacaaacaacCGGAGCACCGGAGCATTGGCAGGAGCCACACGGACACTGTGTACTGGGAAGATACTAATGTGGTTTTGTTAG GTACCCTAGATGAAGGAGAAGTAAGGGAGTATCTCAATGGCCCGCCTCTTGAAGTTGAAGTTCATGACAGAGATAGGAAAGATGAAGAAGTGAAACAAGATCCAACTTTATTTGGTGAAGATCAAGAAGATGACAAAATAGGAAATGTTGGCATGGTTACAG GGAAAAGAACTTTACATAATCCCTTCAGAGGTCGTGATCAACCATGGGATCCCTACGGAGTTGCCAAACTTCAATTAGCTGATTTACTGCTTGGAGAGAGAATCGTGTACATGACGGTGCCCATACACAGCTGTCCAATTCCGGACCTGATGGGATTTCAAATGGCACGAGATGGCAAATTAATCGGCATTCCTAATTCAGTTGATGGACCAC GTGATCTGCCGCTACCAATGGGCCATTACATGGAATCTAACTCACAGTTGAAAGTCAGAGTCGAGGTCAGCTATCCGCTGACGACACCCAGGGACATACAGCAAAAGGCAGAAATTGAAACACCAGATGAG tGTCCATTTGCCCGTATTAtctacatatttgaatacaacAACACCAAGTTCCTCAACCAAATACAGAGTTTGGTGACAGAGATCAATGCCAAAGCTCTTAGTTTAGATAGCATGCCTAAACATGTTATAGAAGCAGCCTTATCTACTTACAAGCTATCAGA AGAACAGCAGAGAAGTCGTAACCTTGACATTGTGACAGGTTTTCAAGTGATGGATGGAGAGATGCACATCTTTGTACTGGAGGGTTTGAGGGATGAAGCCATCAAGAAAATCTGGCAAAAATTACCTAGGCTACCAGCAGGAG AAACCAGGTTATTTGAAGCACTTTACAATTCAGACTTGATGTTCAGTGAGAGACAGTATGCAACGTTGGATGTTGATCTGACACGAGTACGTCTCCATGAACCTTTGTCCATCATATTGAAACAACCACTGTTGTATGTGCGTGATATGGTACCAAAACCATGCCTAGATGCCATCATAAAATTGGATCAG CTTACTCAAACAAAGAAGTTGCGTGATGTAGCTCGTAATGATCTCTTCCCTACCTCTGAGATGATTCTGTCATTGAGCAGAGAGTTTGGTGTACCACTCACAATGGCTGACTTTGAAG AGCTGAAAGAGGTTGACACTGAAGTAGAAGTGGAAAGCAAAGCAGTGACAGTTCATTATCCACATACCAGCAGGGAGTGGACTCCAATTGACATGTACAATGAAGACTATATGCTGTATTTGGAGAACAAAGCAAGAACACAGAAACATAACTATGTCAAAGAAAATATT GGCACTGTCCATGAGAGGAGCAAAGCTAATAAAAAGGAACGTCCCAAGACAATTGCAGTGGTACCTGTCAATGGTCAAACACACAATTACAGTACACAATATTTGAATTCTACGGAGCAAGCAAGGGAGAAGCTACGTCAAGAACTGAGCAAG GAACCAGATCGTAGATTTACCTACTGTCAGGATTACAACTCAGCCACAGTGGTTCCTATCAATGTGGAGGCTGTGAAAAAGGCAGAAGAGGCGGCATTGAAAGCTGCATGGAGAACAGAGGATGGATTTGTGTATCCTGGTGTCAAAGATGCCATGGAGTCTAACATCCATGTTAAGAAACCACACCCTGCCAGAGTTGATGAATTGACAGAA ACATGGAGAGAAAACATCTTACACAGCAGTATCCTGAAACCCACCTTGGAACGTGACAGAGCAGGATGGAGAGACAGATACCAGGACTTCAATGTCTGGTCAAGACCAACAGGTTACTTTGCACCTCGCCCTCCAATCACCATCCATCTAGCTGGTGATACACTAGCCAGTGAACAACAGGTGTCTACCAAAGCAGACTTGGACCAGTGGAAGTCTCGAATCATGGTGGATAATATCCACATGAAGTATCATCGCTGTGCTCCAGATACTGAACAGACATACCGAGGACCCATGGCTAGTAACCAGCTTGACAAGCTTCAGGGCTTACTAAAAGATGAACCAAAGAAGATCTCTCTAAGGAGAGGCCCTGAACTTCATGAGATACCCCCACTGTCAGTGGTGCTGAATCCCAGCGTTGATACCAAAGCCAGGCTCAATGGTGTGCCTCCTATTCAAATGGACGATGAAAGCCGGGAAAAACACCATGGATTCAACCCTGGCCCCTATGACTCTCTCAGCTGGGGTCTGCCTCAGAACAGGATACCCATACGAGACATGGAACATGCAAAATTTGCAGCGTTGAAAGGCCATGATTTCAG GTTATTTCACAAAGACAGACATGTTCTGAGTCGCATCCCTGTGAAACCTCTAGTAGCAGAGGAGAAAGACAACCATTTGTTCAAAATTGGTCCCACAGAAGAATACCGCTACAAAGAGATAACATCTGGTAATATATGCTATCGTCAACCACAGCCTTCCATCAGGCCTGCCCCTGTACACACTGAGTTTTACTATCCAGACAGAGACAAGTATGTTGAGAAGCCAACGTGCAAAAAAGCAGCTGCCGAACTAGAAGCAGCGCAGATTGCATAG
- the LOC139134245 gene encoding meiotic recombination protein REC114-like has protein sequence MVHCNFLECYSPTMHANITFWTGVFWLVNIKGITNTSFTLQHIESSDLILVLLESKNMILSSGNTIHENYSLLNASDWMRAISKGDSVLFACRIKNEIRRFRIQFKKTSHKTAIQHCHDCSHVLATYIRVKNANLATSSADGDSQLEDLNKETDTGETCRLNGEVSLQDVAKAVTVPGSFNLPIAYQHCNIQIPKEKLQALLRLCLTDADFPAFVGCVEKELQEIINES, from the exons ATGGTACATTGCAACTTTTTAGAGTGCTATTCACCCACAATGCATGCAAACATTACTTTTTGGACAGGTGTGTTTTGGCTAGtaaatataaaaggaataaCAAACACGTCTTTTACTTTGCAGCATATTGAGAGTAGTGACCTGATATTGGTGCTCCTAGAATCTAAAAACATGATTCTTAGCAGTGGTAATACAATACAT GAGAATTATTCCTTACTCAATGCCAGTGATTGGATGAGAGCTATCAGCAAGGGAGACAGTGTGCTCTTTGCATGTAGAATCAAG AATGAGATTCGTCGTTTTCGTATCCAGTTTAAGAAGACAAGCCACAAAACAGCCATACAGCACTGTCATGATTGCAGCCATGTCCTGGCAACATATATCAGAGTTAAAAATGCCAATCTTGCTACGAGTTCTGCAGATGGTGACTCACAGCTGGAGGACCTGAATAAAGAG ACTGATACCGGTGAAACATGTCGTTTAAATGGTGAAGTGTCATTACAAGATGTTGCAAAG GCTGTAACAGTTCCAGGCAGCTTTAATCTGCCTATTGCTTACCAACACTGCAATATCCAAATACCCAAAGAGAAGTTGCAGGCATTGCTTAGACTCTGCCTGACAGATGCTGACTTTCCAGCTTTTGTTGGCTGTGTGGAAAAGGAACTCCAAGAAATTATCAATGAAAGTTGA